One part of the Sphingopyxis sp. TUF1 genome encodes these proteins:
- a CDS encoding GNAT family N-acetyltransferase produces the protein MSSIAPVIETDRLRLRPGRLSDKDTHIAMWADARVTRFIGGEPRAPDVSWGKFLSAAGLWPVMGFGYWVFADRASDALIGMGGLSYFGRGIAELEGVPEAGWAFDADHWGAGYATEAMTAVLGWADAHLDATDVRCIIDRGHEASERVAAKLGFRHIGDTDALGHLTAIYSRPRGG, from the coding sequence ATGTCGAGCATCGCCCCCGTCATCGAAACCGATCGCCTGCGCCTGCGCCCCGGCCGCCTTTCCGACAAGGATACGCATATCGCGATGTGGGCCGACGCGCGCGTTACGCGGTTTATCGGCGGCGAACCGCGCGCGCCCGACGTCAGCTGGGGCAAGTTCCTGAGTGCGGCGGGGCTGTGGCCGGTGATGGGTTTCGGTTACTGGGTGTTCGCCGACCGCGCGAGCGACGCGCTGATCGGTATGGGCGGATTATCCTATTTCGGGCGGGGCATCGCCGAACTGGAGGGGGTGCCCGAAGCGGGGTGGGCGTTCGACGCCGATCATTGGGGCGCGGGCTATGCGACCGAGGCGATGACTGCGGTACTTGGCTGGGCCGACGCGCACCTCGATGCAACGGACGTGCGCTGCATCATCGACCGCGGCCATGAGGCGTCGGAGCGCGTCGCGGCGAAGCTGGGGTTCCGCCACATCGGCGACACCGACGCGCTGGGGCATCTGACGGCGATTTATTCGCGGCCGCGGGGCGGGTAA
- the sppA gene encoding signal peptide peptidase SppA, with the protein MTDSSATTPNDPAGPWAIPVRRPLPGEEKPHRTTSFPRKVWNLLVGIKDALALIFLLLFFVALFGLLAGRPNAGLPVNQGALLIELDGLVSEQPTEVDPFTALSGGAQIKEIRTRDVVHALETAAEDKRITSVVLDLDRFLGGGQVSLADIGGAIDKVRAKKKPVLAFATAYTTDSYQIASHASEIWADSIGGVAIAGPGGSRLYYKGLMDRLGITANIYRVGTFKSAVEPYLRSDQSPEAKEANLAYAGVLWDNWLADVKKARPAAKLDAYIADTAGAVRAAGNDLSKASLDAGLIDKLGSRMAFSRRVAEISGATDDGTPWDFNAIPLENWVAANPPAQPGSAIAVVPVVGEIVDGEAPAGLAGGTTIAEHILDAATDSSVKAIVLRVDSPGGSVLASEEIRQALLAAKAKKLPVVVSMANVAASGGYWISTPADRIFAEPDTITGSIGVFGILPSFDQALAKIGVNADGIATTPLSGQPDIVGGVNDEFNALAQASVEDIYTRFTGLVAKNRNQPLDKILPIAEGRVWAGGTARQLGLVDQFGGLPDALAAAAKLAKVEGDFHAKYFEEEPSEFSKMLAKWSDGGEEETAALPRGWFGIAAMNRQLTERRLVQDLTMLTQTGSIQASCLDCRAYLPAVPRPGKGEAKGFLATLALLLK; encoded by the coding sequence ATGACCGACAGTAGCGCGACCACGCCCAACGATCCCGCCGGCCCTTGGGCCATCCCCGTCCGCCGGCCGCTTCCGGGCGAGGAGAAGCCGCACCGCACGACCAGCTTTCCGCGCAAGGTCTGGAACCTGCTCGTCGGAATCAAGGATGCGCTGGCGCTCATATTCCTGCTGCTCTTCTTCGTCGCACTGTTCGGACTGCTCGCCGGGCGCCCCAATGCCGGGCTGCCGGTCAACCAGGGGGCGCTGCTGATCGAACTCGACGGGCTCGTCAGCGAACAGCCGACCGAAGTCGATCCTTTCACGGCGCTGTCGGGCGGCGCGCAGATCAAGGAAATCCGCACGCGCGACGTCGTCCACGCGCTCGAAACCGCTGCGGAGGACAAGCGCATCACCTCGGTCGTGCTCGACCTCGACCGTTTCCTTGGCGGCGGACAGGTGTCGCTGGCCGACATCGGCGGCGCCATCGACAAGGTGCGCGCGAAGAAAAAACCCGTGCTCGCCTTTGCCACCGCATACACCACCGACAGCTATCAGATCGCCTCGCACGCGAGCGAAATCTGGGCCGACAGCATCGGCGGCGTTGCGATCGCGGGGCCGGGCGGGTCGCGCCTCTATTATAAGGGGCTGATGGACCGGCTGGGGATCACCGCCAACATCTATCGCGTTGGCACTTTCAAGAGCGCGGTCGAGCCGTATCTGCGCAGCGACCAGTCACCCGAGGCGAAGGAAGCCAACCTCGCCTATGCAGGCGTCCTGTGGGACAATTGGCTGGCGGACGTCAAAAAGGCGCGCCCGGCGGCCAAACTTGACGCCTATATCGCCGACACGGCAGGCGCCGTGCGCGCCGCGGGCAACGACCTGTCGAAAGCCTCGCTCGATGCGGGCCTTATCGACAAGCTCGGCAGCCGCATGGCGTTCAGCCGCCGCGTCGCGGAAATCAGCGGCGCCACCGACGATGGCACGCCGTGGGACTTTAACGCCATCCCGCTCGAAAATTGGGTCGCGGCGAACCCGCCCGCTCAGCCGGGCAGCGCGATCGCGGTAGTTCCCGTCGTCGGCGAAATCGTCGATGGCGAAGCGCCGGCCGGCCTCGCGGGCGGCACGACGATCGCCGAACATATCCTCGACGCCGCGACCGACAGCAGCGTCAAGGCGATCGTCCTGCGCGTCGATTCGCCCGGGGGATCGGTGCTGGCGTCGGAGGAAATCCGTCAGGCGCTGCTCGCCGCCAAGGCCAAGAAACTGCCCGTCGTCGTGTCGATGGCCAATGTCGCCGCGTCGGGGGGTTACTGGATTTCGACCCCGGCCGACCGCATCTTTGCCGAACCCGACACGATCACCGGATCGATCGGCGTGTTCGGCATCCTGCCGAGCTTCGACCAGGCGCTCGCCAAGATCGGCGTCAACGCCGACGGCATCGCAACGACGCCGCTGTCGGGCCAGCCCGACATTGTCGGCGGGGTGAACGACGAATTCAACGCGCTGGCGCAGGCGAGCGTCGAGGACATTTATACGCGCTTCACCGGCCTCGTTGCCAAGAACCGCAATCAGCCGCTCGACAAGATCCTGCCGATCGCCGAAGGGCGCGTGTGGGCGGGCGGCACCGCGCGCCAGCTTGGCCTTGTCGACCAGTTCGGCGGCCTGCCCGACGCGCTTGCCGCCGCGGCGAAGCTCGCGAAGGTCGAGGGCGATTTCCACGCCAAATATTTCGAGGAAGAGCCGAGCGAGTTTTCCAAAATGCTCGCCAAATGGTCGGACGGCGGCGAGGAAGAAACCGCCGCGCTCCCCCGCGGCTGGTTTGGCATCGCGGCGATGAACCGCCAGCTCACCGAGCGGCGGCTGGTGCAGGATCTGACGATGCTGACGCAGACGGGCTCGATCCAGGCGTCGTGCCTCGACTGCCGCGCCTATTTGCCCGCCGTCCCGCGGCCGGGCAAGGGCGAAGCAAAGGGTTTTCTGGCGACGCTGGCGCTTCTATTGAAATAA
- a CDS encoding SDR family oxidoreductase, with amino-acid sequence MTGATGFVGRATLREAVEAGWHVRALTRRPQPERDGVTWIAGALDRPDSLAEMAADADVVMHIAGVVNVPSREAFEAGNATATANVVKAARDAGVSRFVHVSSLAAREPGLSDYGWSKERAEVVVQDSGLDWTIVRPPAVFGPGDTEMLDLFRMVRRGIALLPPKGRMSAIYVDDLACLLVALAADRETSIGQIYEPDDGVPGGWSHRGFARAIGRAVGRAYVPTLAAPALLLKAGGRIDRFVRRGRAKLTPDRARYIAHPDWVVTEGARPPAALWRPGRETDDALAETVRWYRREGWL; translated from the coding sequence ATGACCGGCGCAACCGGTTTCGTCGGCCGCGCGACGCTCCGCGAAGCGGTCGAAGCGGGCTGGCACGTCCGCGCCCTCACCCGCCGGCCGCAGCCCGAGCGCGACGGCGTGACCTGGATCGCCGGCGCACTCGACCGGCCCGACAGCCTGGCCGAAATGGCGGCGGACGCCGACGTCGTCATGCACATCGCCGGCGTCGTCAACGTGCCCAGCCGCGAAGCCTTCGAGGCGGGCAATGCCACCGCTACCGCGAATGTCGTCAAGGCCGCGCGCGATGCCGGGGTGTCACGCTTCGTCCATGTCTCGTCGCTGGCGGCGCGCGAACCGGGCCTTTCGGACTATGGCTGGTCGAAGGAGCGCGCCGAGGTCGTCGTTCAGGACAGCGGGCTCGACTGGACCATCGTGCGCCCGCCCGCGGTGTTCGGGCCCGGCGATACCGAGATGCTCGACCTGTTCCGCATGGTCCGGCGCGGTATCGCGCTGCTGCCTCCCAAGGGACGAATGTCGGCGATCTATGTCGATGATCTCGCGTGCCTGCTCGTCGCGCTTGCCGCCGACCGCGAAACGAGCATCGGCCAAATCTATGAACCCGACGACGGGGTGCCGGGCGGTTGGTCGCACCGCGGCTTTGCCCGCGCGATCGGCCGCGCGGTCGGCCGCGCCTATGTGCCGACGCTCGCGGCCCCGGCACTGCTGCTCAAGGCCGGCGGACGCATCGACAGGTTCGTGCGCCGCGGCCGGGCCAAGCTGACCCCCGACCGCGCGCGCTATATCGCGCATCCCGACTGGGTGGTGACCGAGGGCGCGCGCCCGCCTGCGGCGCTCTGGCGGCCCGGGCGCGAGACCGACGATGCGCTCGCCGAAACGGTGCGCTGGTATCGCCGCGAAGGTTGGCTTTGA
- a CDS encoding NfeD family protein, translating to MPDWLANMEPHWAWLSLGVLLAAAEIVAPGFFLIWIGAAAIVTGVIAWVIPLGIPLQLGIFALLSFVALYGGRRWLKANPITTTDPYLNQRGGRLVGEVLTVTKAIEDGRGRAKVGDGEWPVRGPDAAEGSKVRVVSADGGVLMVELA from the coding sequence GCTCGCCAATATGGAACCGCATTGGGCGTGGCTTTCGCTTGGCGTGCTGCTCGCCGCGGCCGAGATCGTCGCGCCCGGCTTTTTCCTGATCTGGATCGGCGCGGCGGCGATCGTCACCGGCGTCATCGCCTGGGTTATACCGCTCGGCATCCCGCTTCAGCTCGGCATCTTTGCCCTGCTGTCGTTCGTCGCGCTTTATGGCGGGCGCCGGTGGCTTAAGGCGAACCCGATCACCACGACCGACCCCTATCTCAACCAGCGCGGCGGCCGCCTGGTCGGCGAGGTGCTGACGGTGACCAAGGCGATCGAGGATGGCCGCGGCCGTGCCAAGGTCGGCGACGGCGAATGGCCGGTGCGCGGTCCCGACGCGGCCGAGGGCAGCAAGGTGCGCGTGGTGAGCGCCGACGGTGGGGTGCTGATGGTCGAGCTGGCATAG